Below is a genomic region from Armatimonadia bacterium.
TCTACGTCGGTTTACGGCCACCTCTGTTCCTTGATGAACACAGATAGCCCCGGCCTTGTTCCTCCGGGGCAACCGCAAGACGCCCGCACAGGCCGCTTGTGAAGCCTGGCTAACGGTACTTCGCGATGTAGGCCTTGAGGACGCAGGTGCAGCTCTGTTCAGTGGGGTTGAGCTTGAGGAAGCGCTCGAAGCAGCGCACGGCCTCTTTCGTGTTCTTCTTGGCATTCCAGGCCCAGCCGAGCGAGAGCCATGCCTGGGAGAAGCGCGGATCGGTCTTGAGGGCCGCCTTGTACTCGTGGATCGCCTCGTCGAACCGCTTCTTCTTGTAGAGGGCTCGGCCGAGGTTGAGGTGCGCTCCCGGAGAAGTCGGGCTGATCTTGAGGGCGGACCGGCAGGCGCTGATCGCGTCGTCGGGCTTGCTGAGATCGTTCAGGGCTGCGCCGAGGTTGACATAGGCGCTGACATTGCGAGGATTCAGGCTGACCGCCTTGCGCCACTGGGCGACGGCATCGGTCAGCTTGCGCTGCGCATAGAGGGCGATCCCAAGGCCTGTGTAGGCGGCGTCGGAACGGGGATCGGCGGCCACGGCAGCGCGGAACTTGGCCTCGGCCTCATGGACCTTGCCCTTTGCGTAGAGGGACATCCCCGCTCGGTAGTGGGCGTTGGAGGCCTCGTTGGCATAGGCCGGCAAGGTGAGCGCCCCGGCGGCGAGAATCGCCGGCAGGAGAAGGCGAAGGGATTGTCTACCCAATCTGGCAAGCATGGCACCACCGGCCTGGGGAGGCATCATCGTCCCCTCTTGGCCAAGTCGATTGTACACCAAGGCGTGTGCGAAGGCCACTCTTGCCGCAGCAAGAACAGGGACGGGCCATGTCGACCCGTCCCTGTCGTGAGGTCTCGAGGAACTCGCTCCCGGTAGTCTCGGCTAGTCGAAGGGCCCGCGAACTCGCTGGAGCGGAGCCGTCGCCTCGGAGAGCACACGGTCGCCGCTGGTCAGCGATGCCTTGAGCACGTAGCTGCCGACTGGCAGGCCGGTCACGTTCAGGGCAAACTCGGCCCGGTCGCCGGTAACCTGTGGAAGCGTGGCCTTTGCCAAGGGTGTCGTCTGCCCGCTCGCATACACGCCGATCTCGACCCCCGCCTGTGACCTGAGGGACTCGGAGAGGTTGACCTCAAGCTGCACGGCGCCGGTGTTCTCGCTGAGGTAGAAGGTGCGCGGACGCACCGTCATCTTCAGTGTCGGCGGCAGCGTCGGTGTGAAGGTGCGCTCGGCGAGGACCGTGCCTGTGCCGGCTGCGGTGAGCCGGAAGGCGAAGGCCGGTGCAGGCTCCGCCGCGATGTTGTAGCGATAGGTCTTCGACACGGTCGCTCCGGGCTGCAGAGCAATCGGGCTTGTCTCGAGTGCCTGGCCCTTCGCAGCGCCGCCGACGAAGAGCATCGGCATCACGCTCTGAGCTGCGGCCGTCTCGTTCCGGAGCGCCACGGTGAACTCGTTGGAGCCCAGGCGCGCCGGTGCGACCCTGAAGTCGCCGATCCAGGACTGGCCGAAGCTCGCCACGCCGAAGCGATCAGGCTGGCCGAAGCTGCCGCCGGTCGGTGCCCAGCAGGAGAGTTCGAGGGTCTCCATGGGGCGTCGCTCGCGGCAAACGTTGAGCCCGAACTGCCCGCCGGTCAGCCCAAGATCGGCCAGCGGGATTGCCCACTCGACCGTCCAGCGGTCCGTGCCGACCTTAGCCTTCGCGACCGAGGCGGCCCGCCACTTGCGGTCGACGGAGTTGTTCCAGGACTGCACGCCCAGAGGGTTGACGATGACCTGGCGGAACTGGGATCGGCTCAGGGTCGGGTCGACGAAGAGCTCGAGGCAGTCGTCCTCCCAGACGTTTTCGCCGTCCCTGGTGACCTTGG
It encodes:
- a CDS encoding tetratricopeptide repeat protein encodes the protein MMPPQAGGAMLARLGRQSLRLLLPAILAAGALTLPAYANEASNAHYRAGMSLYAKGKVHEAEAKFRAAVAADPRSDAAYTGLGIALYAQRKLTDAVAQWRKAVSLNPRNVSAYVNLGAALNDLSKPDDAISACRSALKISPTSPGAHLNLGRALYKKKRFDEAIHEYKAALKTDPRFSQAWLSLGWAWNAKKNTKEAVRCFERFLKLNPTEQSCTCVLKAYIAKYR